Proteins from a single region of Antechinus flavipes isolate AdamAnt ecotype Samford, QLD, Australia chromosome 2, AdamAnt_v2, whole genome shotgun sequence:
- the SYNPO2L gene encoding synaptopodin 2-like protein isoform X2, producing the protein METFKLLSQEPLNQASWDKAPGSGSERQDQPYAELQRTESVQEKSIKEAKTKCRTIASLLTAAPNPHSKGVLMFKKRRQRAKKYTLVSFGAAVGERAGGAGEEEEEDGIPPTSESELEEETFSDARSLTNQSDWDSPYLDMELARSGSGTAEGQGPGPGGGLSEASGRGARLFEQQRQRAASSSLERPNDIPPSLMNGRGPPPSRPQSTPPEVALLPPSPGLPPATSPIPLAPGGGAPLPGSGIFNRSARPFTPGFQGQRPVTTSVVFRPQAPKKANESLVSPSPFLPPFLSPPQGPTLAPSFSIPKDPGTLPVSISTNAPCSSGPVTATTSLYIPAPNRPITPGGAPDSQASHGTAAMTSTASIFLSSPLRSTGLSMASNPSNPAPEAPSSREQRISVPAPRTGILQEARRRGARKQMFRGGNEEKKNSPNPELLSLVQNLDEKPRAGGTESGPEEDALSLGAEACNFMQPSGGRSFKTPPLVIPKTPPPVTPKTPPPVAPKTPPPVAPKPAPKGLPDGLVNGAVPSAGVLPEPPRLQGRGGELFAKRQSRVDRYIVGTTPGPGPDPGPIFSSRPRSPSPTPSLPPSWKYSPNIRAPPPIAYNPLLSPFFPLAARTLPSRMQPQGPRTTTKPGIKAIDFMRHQPYQLKAAMFCFDEIPPTPSPIPSGSPKTTRVHEIRRFSTPAPQSTSEPLAPTVLTPRASTSLDEPIWRVEIPPTPIHAPSPAPTLESPRGLGTSPSSCSFQVARPRFSAASSGLQAHVWRPGASHQ; encoded by the exons ATGGAGACCTTCAAACTTCTCAGCCAGGAGCCACTCAACCAAGCCAGTTGGGACAAGGCCCCAGGCTCCGGATCTGAGCGGCAGGACCAGCCATATGCAG AGCTACAGCGTACAGAAAGTGTCCAAGAGAAGAGCATAAAGGAGGCCAAGACCAAATGCCGGACCATCGCGTCTCTGCTGACGGCCGCGCCCAATCCCCACTCTAAGGGTGTGCTTATGTTTAAGAAGAGGAGGCAACGGGCCAAGAAGTACACCCTGGTCAGCTTTGGGGCTGCAGTGGGAGAGCGAGCAGGGGGGGCcggcgaggaggaggaggaagacggCATCCCCCCAACCAGTGAGTCTGAGCTGGAGGAGGAGACCTTCTCGGATGCTCGAAGCCTAACGAATCAGTCCGACTGGGACAGCCCCTATCTGGACATGGAGCTGGCCCGCTCAGGCTCAGGCACAGCAGAAGGGCAGGGACCCGGGCCAGGGGGTGGCCTCAGTGAAGCCTCGGGGAGAGGGGCCCGGCTTTTTGAGCAGCAACGGCAGCGGGCAGCCTCCAGCTCCCTGGAACGACCTAATGACATCCCGCCCTCCCTGATGAATGGGAGGGGTCCTCCACCATCCCGCCCACAGAGCACTCCCCCAGAGGTAGCCTTATTACCGCCCAGCCCAGGGCTGCCCCCTGCCACCAGTCCCATTCCTTTAGCCCCTGGTGGAGGAGCCCCTCTCCCAGGCTCAGGCATTTTTAATCGGTCAGCAAGGCCATTCACTCCAGGATTCCAAGGGCAGCGCCCAGTCACCACTTCAGTTGTTTTCCGTCCCCAGGCCCCAAAGAAGGCAAATGAAAGCCTTGTGAGTCCCAgtccttttcttccccccttcttGTCACCACCCCAAGGTCCCACTCTGGCCCCCAGCTTCTCCATCCCAAAGGATCCTGGCACCTTACCAGTCTCCATTTCCACCAATGCCCCATGCTCCTCAGGCCCAGTAACAGCTACCACCTCCCTATATATCCCTGCCCCCAACAGGCCCATTACACCTGGAGGTGCCCCCGACTCTCAGGCCTCTCACGGCACGGCTGCAATGACCTCCACTGCTTCCATCTTCCTATCTTCTCCCCTGAGGTCCACTGGACTCTCCATGGCATCCAATCCAAGTAATCCTGCCCCTGAGGCTCCCAGTAGCCGGGAGCAGAGAATATCTGTGCCTGCTCCCCGCACAGGCATCCTACAGGAAGCACGGCGCCGAGGAGCACGGAAACAGATGTTCCGTGgggggaatgaagaaaaaaagaattccccCAACCCAGAGCTGCTGTCATTGGTGCAGAACTTGGATGAGAAACCCAGGGCAGGAGGGACTGAGTCTGGTCCTGAAGAGGATGCCCTGAGCCTAGGGGCTGAAGCCTGCAACTTCATGCAACCTTCAGGGGGCCGAAGTTTCAAGACCCCACCCCTTGTGATCCCTAAGACCCCACCCCCTGTGACGCCTAAGACCCCACCCCCTGTGGCACCCAAGACCCCACCCCCTGTGGCACCCAAGCCTGCCCCCAAGGGTCTTCCTGATGGTCTGGTGAATGGGGCTGTTCCCTCTGCAGGTGTCCTCCCAGAACCACCTCGGCTACAGGGCCGAGGTGGAGAGTTATTTGCCAAGAGGCAGAGCCGGGTAGATAGGTACATAGTGGGAACCACACCTGGTCCCGGTCCCGATCCTGGCCCAATCTTTAGTTCCCGACCCCGAAGTCCTTCTCCTACGCCTTCATTGCCTCCTTCATGGAAATACTCCCCTAATATCCGTGCCCCACCTCCCATAGCCTATAACCCATTGCTGTCTCCATTTTTCCCACTGGCTGCCAGGACCCTTCCTAGTCGAATGCAGCCTCAGGGACCCCGAACAACCACAAAGCCAGGCATCAAAGCCATCGACTTCATGAGGCACCAGCCCTACCAACTCAAAGCTGCCATGTTCTGCTTTGATGAGATTCCTCCAACCCCCAGCCCTATCCCCTCAGGGTCTCCTAAGACCACCCGAGTCCATGAGATACGTCGATTCTCTACCCCAGCTCCCCAGTCCACTTCTGAGCCTCTGGCCCCAACTGTGCTCACTCCCAGAGCTTCCACTTCACTGGATGAGCCTATTTGGAGAGTAGAGATACCCCCAACTCCTATTCATGCCCCTAGCCCAGCTCCAACTCTAGAGTCTCCTCGAGGCCTCGGAACCTCCCCCAGTTCCTGCAGCTTCCAGGTGGCCAGGCCCCGGTTCTCAGCTGCTAGCTCTGGACTGCAGGCACATGTGTGGAGGCCTGGAGCAAGCCATCAGTGA
- the SYNPO2L gene encoding synaptopodin 2-like protein isoform X1, whose translation MGAEEEVQVTLSGGAPWGFRLQGGAEQKKPLQVSKIRRRSQAGRAGLREQDQLLSINGAACTGLSHASAMNLIDASGTQLILTVRRVGDVGPVRSPSPGELRVLSPSSPLSPEPPGAAAPQPLQPGNLQSPPDSEAYYGETDSDMDGSATQEKPRRPRRRGPTRPSPPGAPPEEVSLSDSPAEPAPASLESPALGGSRVSSPSWEEGTSLQPPPAEALLLPHGPLRPGPHLIPMVGPVPHPVAEDLTTSYTQKAKQAKLQRTESVQEKSIKEAKTKCRTIASLLTAAPNPHSKGVLMFKKRRQRAKKYTLVSFGAAVGERAGGAGEEEEEDGIPPTSESELEEETFSDARSLTNQSDWDSPYLDMELARSGSGTAEGQGPGPGGGLSEASGRGARLFEQQRQRAASSSLERPNDIPPSLMNGRGPPPSRPQSTPPEVALLPPSPGLPPATSPIPLAPGGGAPLPGSGIFNRSARPFTPGFQGQRPVTTSVVFRPQAPKKANESLVSPSPFLPPFLSPPQGPTLAPSFSIPKDPGTLPVSISTNAPCSSGPVTATTSLYIPAPNRPITPGGAPDSQASHGTAAMTSTASIFLSSPLRSTGLSMASNPSNPAPEAPSSREQRISVPAPRTGILQEARRRGARKQMFRGGNEEKKNSPNPELLSLVQNLDEKPRAGGTESGPEEDALSLGAEACNFMQPSGGRSFKTPPLVIPKTPPPVTPKTPPPVAPKTPPPVAPKPAPKGLPDGLVNGAVPSAGVLPEPPRLQGRGGELFAKRQSRVDRYIVGTTPGPGPDPGPIFSSRPRSPSPTPSLPPSWKYSPNIRAPPPIAYNPLLSPFFPLAARTLPSRMQPQGPRTTTKPGIKAIDFMRHQPYQLKAAMFCFDEIPPTPSPIPSGSPKTTRVHEIRRFSTPAPQSTSEPLAPTVLTPRASTSLDEPIWRVEIPPTPIHAPSPAPTLESPRGLGTSPSSCSFQVARPRFSAASSGLQAHVWRPGASHQ comes from the exons ATGGGTGCTGAAGAAGAGGTTCAGGTCACGCTGTCAGGGGGAGCTCCCTGGGGCTTCCGACTACAAGGGGGTGCCGAGCAGAAGAAACCTTTGCAGGTGTCCAAG ATCCGAAGGAGAAGTCAGGCAGGCCGAGCGGGACTTAGAGAACAGGACCAACTGTTGTCTATCAATGGGGCAGCTTGTACTGGTCTTTCCCATGCCAGTGCCATGAACCTCATCGATGCTTCTGGGACCCAGCTCATCCTCACCGTTCGGAG GGTAGGAGACGTAGGGCCTGTTCGTTCTCCATCTCCTGGTGAGCTTCGGGTACTGTCTCCTTCATCCCCTCTGAGTCCTGAGCCCCCTGGGGCTGCAGCCCCTCAGCCTTTACAGCCTGGAAACCTGCAATCACCCCCAGACAGTGAGGCATATTACGGGGAAACAGACAGTGACATGGATGGCTCTGCCACCCAGGAGAAGCCCCGCCGTCCCCGGCGCCGAGGTCCCACCAGGCCTAGCCCTCCGGGAGCCCCACCGGAGGAGGTCTCTTTGTCTGACAGCCCCGCAGAGCCTGCCCCAGCCTCTCTTGAGTCCCCCGCTCTGGGAGGCAGCCGTGTGAGCTCTCCATCCTGGGAAGAGGGAACATCTCTTCAGCCACCACCAGCTGAAGCTCTGCTGTTACCGCACGGTCCACTCCGACCAGGGCCCCATCTCATCCCCATGGTGGGGCCTGTGCCTCACCCAGTGGCTGAGGATCTCAccaccagctacacccagaaagcCAAGCAAGCCA AGCTACAGCGTACAGAAAGTGTCCAAGAGAAGAGCATAAAGGAGGCCAAGACCAAATGCCGGACCATCGCGTCTCTGCTGACGGCCGCGCCCAATCCCCACTCTAAGGGTGTGCTTATGTTTAAGAAGAGGAGGCAACGGGCCAAGAAGTACACCCTGGTCAGCTTTGGGGCTGCAGTGGGAGAGCGAGCAGGGGGGGCcggcgaggaggaggaggaagacggCATCCCCCCAACCAGTGAGTCTGAGCTGGAGGAGGAGACCTTCTCGGATGCTCGAAGCCTAACGAATCAGTCCGACTGGGACAGCCCCTATCTGGACATGGAGCTGGCCCGCTCAGGCTCAGGCACAGCAGAAGGGCAGGGACCCGGGCCAGGGGGTGGCCTCAGTGAAGCCTCGGGGAGAGGGGCCCGGCTTTTTGAGCAGCAACGGCAGCGGGCAGCCTCCAGCTCCCTGGAACGACCTAATGACATCCCGCCCTCCCTGATGAATGGGAGGGGTCCTCCACCATCCCGCCCACAGAGCACTCCCCCAGAGGTAGCCTTATTACCGCCCAGCCCAGGGCTGCCCCCTGCCACCAGTCCCATTCCTTTAGCCCCTGGTGGAGGAGCCCCTCTCCCAGGCTCAGGCATTTTTAATCGGTCAGCAAGGCCATTCACTCCAGGATTCCAAGGGCAGCGCCCAGTCACCACTTCAGTTGTTTTCCGTCCCCAGGCCCCAAAGAAGGCAAATGAAAGCCTTGTGAGTCCCAgtccttttcttccccccttcttGTCACCACCCCAAGGTCCCACTCTGGCCCCCAGCTTCTCCATCCCAAAGGATCCTGGCACCTTACCAGTCTCCATTTCCACCAATGCCCCATGCTCCTCAGGCCCAGTAACAGCTACCACCTCCCTATATATCCCTGCCCCCAACAGGCCCATTACACCTGGAGGTGCCCCCGACTCTCAGGCCTCTCACGGCACGGCTGCAATGACCTCCACTGCTTCCATCTTCCTATCTTCTCCCCTGAGGTCCACTGGACTCTCCATGGCATCCAATCCAAGTAATCCTGCCCCTGAGGCTCCCAGTAGCCGGGAGCAGAGAATATCTGTGCCTGCTCCCCGCACAGGCATCCTACAGGAAGCACGGCGCCGAGGAGCACGGAAACAGATGTTCCGTGgggggaatgaagaaaaaaagaattccccCAACCCAGAGCTGCTGTCATTGGTGCAGAACTTGGATGAGAAACCCAGGGCAGGAGGGACTGAGTCTGGTCCTGAAGAGGATGCCCTGAGCCTAGGGGCTGAAGCCTGCAACTTCATGCAACCTTCAGGGGGCCGAAGTTTCAAGACCCCACCCCTTGTGATCCCTAAGACCCCACCCCCTGTGACGCCTAAGACCCCACCCCCTGTGGCACCCAAGACCCCACCCCCTGTGGCACCCAAGCCTGCCCCCAAGGGTCTTCCTGATGGTCTGGTGAATGGGGCTGTTCCCTCTGCAGGTGTCCTCCCAGAACCACCTCGGCTACAGGGCCGAGGTGGAGAGTTATTTGCCAAGAGGCAGAGCCGGGTAGATAGGTACATAGTGGGAACCACACCTGGTCCCGGTCCCGATCCTGGCCCAATCTTTAGTTCCCGACCCCGAAGTCCTTCTCCTACGCCTTCATTGCCTCCTTCATGGAAATACTCCCCTAATATCCGTGCCCCACCTCCCATAGCCTATAACCCATTGCTGTCTCCATTTTTCCCACTGGCTGCCAGGACCCTTCCTAGTCGAATGCAGCCTCAGGGACCCCGAACAACCACAAAGCCAGGCATCAAAGCCATCGACTTCATGAGGCACCAGCCCTACCAACTCAAAGCTGCCATGTTCTGCTTTGATGAGATTCCTCCAACCCCCAGCCCTATCCCCTCAGGGTCTCCTAAGACCACCCGAGTCCATGAGATACGTCGATTCTCTACCCCAGCTCCCCAGTCCACTTCTGAGCCTCTGGCCCCAACTGTGCTCACTCCCAGAGCTTCCACTTCACTGGATGAGCCTATTTGGAGAGTAGAGATACCCCCAACTCCTATTCATGCCCCTAGCCCAGCTCCAACTCTAGAGTCTCCTCGAGGCCTCGGAACCTCCCCCAGTTCCTGCAGCTTCCAGGTGGCCAGGCCCCGGTTCTCAGCTGCTAGCTCTGGACTGCAGGCACATGTGTGGAGGCCTGGAGCAAGCCATCAGTGA